A DNA window from Bradyrhizobium barranii subsp. barranii contains the following coding sequences:
- a CDS encoding helix-turn-helix domain-containing protein, with product MDQQKLDRAIGRRLKTWRTQAGITLNELATRSGVSRAMIGRVERAQSSATAALLNKLCAALDVTLSDVVALAEKPPERLMRLADQPLWRDPDSGYRRRHASPPDAASGIEIIVVDLPAGARVSYSPWGRNAFTQQLLMLEGAVCVHIDAKTVRLRDGDCLDFDVMRAVTFENETKQDARYVIITRLGTSYGKM from the coding sequence AGACGTGGAGGACGCAGGCGGGCATCACGTTGAACGAACTCGCGACGCGCTCCGGTGTCAGCCGGGCCATGATCGGGAGGGTGGAGCGGGCGCAGAGCAGCGCCACCGCTGCGCTGCTCAACAAGCTCTGCGCGGCGCTCGATGTCACCCTCAGTGACGTCGTCGCGCTCGCCGAGAAACCGCCGGAGCGATTGATGCGGCTTGCCGACCAGCCGCTTTGGCGCGATCCCGACAGCGGCTACCGGCGGCGTCATGCCTCGCCGCCGGATGCGGCGAGCGGCATCGAGATCATCGTCGTTGACCTGCCGGCCGGCGCGCGCGTCTCCTACAGCCCCTGGGGCCGCAACGCGTTCACCCAGCAGCTGCTGATGCTGGAGGGCGCGGTCTGCGTGCATATCGACGCCAAGACCGTGCGGCTGCGCGACGGCGATTGTCTCGATTTCGACGTGATGCGGGCGGTGACCTTCGAGAACGAAACCAAACAGGATGCGCGCTACGTCATCATCACGAGGCTCGGCACATCGTACGGGAAAATGTGA
- a CDS encoding GNAT family N-acetyltransferase, with protein sequence MSMIVRDATLEDAEDILAIYNYAAINTTAVWTDGPADLASRREWMRARQAAGYPVLVAMKGRDVVGFASFGDFRPWPGYRHTVENSVYVGEQHHRLGVGRCLMAALIERAIALNKHTMVAAIEASNSASTGLHASFGFAEVGRMPEVGCKFGRWLDMVLMQKRLSSGVRP encoded by the coding sequence ATGTCGATGATCGTGCGGGACGCCACGCTGGAGGATGCCGAAGATATTTTGGCCATCTACAATTACGCCGCGATCAACACCACGGCGGTGTGGACCGACGGACCGGCTGATCTGGCCTCGCGGCGCGAGTGGATGCGCGCACGGCAAGCGGCCGGCTATCCCGTGCTGGTCGCGATGAAGGGCAGGGACGTCGTCGGCTTCGCGTCATTCGGCGATTTCCGCCCCTGGCCCGGCTATCGCCACACTGTCGAGAATTCGGTCTATGTCGGCGAGCAACATCATCGGCTCGGCGTCGGCCGCTGCCTGATGGCCGCGCTGATCGAGCGCGCTATCGCGCTCAACAAGCACACGATGGTCGCCGCGATCGAGGCCTCGAATTCCGCCTCGACCGGGCTGCACGCGTCGTTCGGCTTTGCCGAGGTTGGCCGCATGCCAGAGGTCGGCTGCAAGTTTGGCCGCTGGCTCGATATGGTTCTCATGCAGAAGCGGCTTTCAAGCGGGGTGAGGCCGTGA
- a CDS encoding GNAT family N-acetyltransferase, protein MQVRTGDTFDPRVIAMLDHHVAAARAQTAPGSAHALDLAGLRASDVAFWTGWDGETLVATGALKMLSADHGEVKSMHTLQTTRRRGFGGRMLRHIIAEARARGLKRLSLETGSWDYFKPAHALYQAHGFVLCGPFEGYVEDPNSLFLTRDLMGG, encoded by the coding sequence ATGCAGGTCCGCACCGGCGACACCTTTGATCCCCGCGTCATTGCGATGCTCGACCATCACGTCGCGGCTGCGCGGGCGCAGACCGCGCCGGGCAGCGCCCATGCGCTCGATCTCGCTGGGCTGCGCGCGAGCGACGTCGCGTTCTGGACCGGCTGGGACGGCGAGACGCTGGTCGCCACCGGCGCGCTGAAGATGCTCTCGGCTGACCATGGCGAGGTGAAGTCGATGCACACGCTGCAAACCACGCGGAGGCGCGGCTTCGGCGGCCGGATGCTCCGCCACATCATCGCTGAGGCCCGCGCGCGTGGCTTGAAGCGGCTCAGCCTCGAGACCGGCTCCTGGGATTATTTCAAGCCCGCGCATGCGCTCTACCAGGCGCACGGTTTTGTGCTCTGCGGCCCGTTCGAGGGCTATGTCGAGGATCCCAACAGCCTGTTCCTGACGCGCGACCTTATGGGCGGCTGA
- a CDS encoding LacI family DNA-binding transcriptional regulator, whose protein sequence is MADTLTATALTLKDIAREAGVSLATVDRVLHNRPGVRPDTVRRVKAAIERNAFQPHVAAAELARSRARRFAFLMPAGSNPFMQQIEAYLGEMSAWLSARRLGVEVVATDVFDPSVLAASLEALSGDYDGVAVVALDHPGVRAAINDLVDAGTRVVTLVSDVPSSRRHHYVGIDNIAAGRTAGALVGRLVGLRSGKVAIVAGSQGLRDHSERIFGFSQVMASEFPDLSVLPVLEGRDEDGRSEQVLAQLLGRHADIVGLYNVGAGTQGVATALSDAGRGKQVVFVGHDVTVLTRRLLLQGVMDAAISQNPGHEARAAVRVLLALARGEPILREQEKIRIDIVMRDNLP, encoded by the coding sequence ATGGCCGATACTCTCACCGCGACCGCGCTGACGCTGAAGGACATCGCCCGCGAGGCGGGCGTCAGCCTCGCGACCGTCGACCGCGTCCTGCACAACCGCCCGGGCGTGCGGCCCGATACGGTCCGGCGGGTCAAGGCGGCGATCGAGCGCAACGCCTTCCAGCCGCACGTCGCGGCCGCGGAGCTCGCCCGCAGCCGTGCCCGCCGCTTTGCCTTCTTGATGCCGGCGGGGTCGAACCCCTTCATGCAGCAGATCGAGGCCTATCTCGGCGAGATGTCGGCCTGGCTCTCAGCCCGCCGCCTCGGCGTCGAGGTGGTCGCCACGGATGTGTTCGACCCGTCCGTGCTCGCGGCCTCGCTGGAGGCGCTGTCCGGCGATTACGACGGCGTCGCCGTGGTGGCGCTGGACCATCCCGGGGTCCGCGCCGCGATCAACGATCTCGTCGACGCCGGGACCAGGGTCGTGACGCTGGTCTCGGACGTGCCGTCCTCGCGTCGCCACCATTATGTCGGCATCGACAACATTGCGGCGGGACGCACCGCCGGCGCGCTGGTCGGTCGGCTGGTCGGCCTACGGTCCGGCAAGGTCGCGATCGTCGCGGGCTCGCAGGGCCTGCGCGACCATTCCGAACGCATCTTCGGCTTCAGCCAGGTGATGGCGTCGGAATTCCCCGATCTCAGCGTGCTGCCGGTGCTGGAAGGGCGCGACGAAGACGGCCGTTCGGAACAGGTTCTGGCGCAGCTGCTCGGCAGGCATGCTGACATTGTCGGCCTTTATAACGTCGGCGCAGGCACGCAAGGCGTCGCCACAGCGTTGAGCGATGCCGGCCGCGGCAAGCAGGTGGTATTCGTCGGACACGACGTCACCGTACTGACGCGCCGGCTGCTGTTGCAGGGCGTGATGGATGCCGCGATCTCGCAGAACCCCGGACATGAAGCGCGCGCCGCCGTGCGGGTGCTGCTCGCGCTTGCGCGCGGCGAGCCGATCTTGCGCGAACAGGAGAAGATCAGGATCGACATCGTGATGCGGGACAATTTGCCCTAG
- the xylB gene encoding xylulokinase yields the protein MYLGIDIGTSGVKAVLVSETGAIVATAARELALLHPAPLWSEQDPDAWVNAAVGAVDDLAARHPREVAQVRGIGLSGQMHGATLLDEDGRPLRPAILWNDGRSHAECVALERRCPSLHTIAGNLAMPGFTAPKLLWVARHEPQIFERVAKVLLPKAYVRYRLTGEMVEDMSDAAGTLWLDVGLRRWSALLLHAVGLDLHHMPRLVEGSEVSAVLAPEFARRWGMANDVVIAGGAGDNAASAIGLGAIAPGDAFLSLGTSGVVFRVTDRFAPAPASAVHAFCHALPGLWHQMGVMLSAAASLAWLAGVMETPAAALLAPLGERVDGPSSIKFLPYLDGERTPHNDAAASGAFVGLRGATGRSQIVQAVLEGVAFAARDNLAALSAASGPIAEVDLVGGGSRSPLWAQICADVLGIPVHRVEEGEVGAALGAARLGRLAATGEDPAEVCKRPRRLASFVPRASVTAAYDEAYRRWRELYPALKESLK from the coding sequence GTGTATCTCGGTATCGACATCGGCACATCCGGTGTGAAAGCGGTGCTCGTGAGCGAAACCGGCGCGATTGTCGCGACGGCCGCGCGCGAGCTTGCGCTGTTGCATCCCGCGCCGCTGTGGTCCGAGCAGGATCCCGACGCCTGGGTCAATGCGGCGGTTGGCGCCGTCGACGATCTCGCCGCCCGCCATCCGCGCGAGGTCGCTCAGGTGCGCGGCATCGGGCTGTCCGGCCAGATGCATGGCGCGACGCTGCTGGACGAGGATGGACGGCCGCTGCGCCCCGCTATTCTGTGGAACGACGGCCGTTCGCACGCCGAATGCGTCGCGCTCGAGCGGCGCTGCCCGTCGCTGCACACGATCGCCGGCAATCTGGCAATGCCCGGCTTCACCGCGCCCAAGCTGCTCTGGGTCGCGCGGCACGAGCCGCAGATCTTCGAGCGCGTGGCGAAGGTGCTGCTGCCGAAGGCCTATGTGCGTTATCGCCTCACCGGCGAGATGGTCGAGGACATGTCCGACGCCGCCGGCACGCTGTGGCTCGACGTCGGTCTGCGCCGCTGGTCGGCGCTGCTGCTGCATGCCGTCGGGCTCGATCTCCACCACATGCCGCGCCTCGTCGAGGGCAGCGAGGTCAGTGCAGTGCTCGCGCCGGAATTCGCGCGGCGCTGGGGCATGGCGAATGATGTCGTGATCGCCGGCGGTGCTGGCGACAATGCCGCGAGCGCCATCGGGCTCGGCGCGATCGCGCCGGGCGATGCGTTCCTGTCGCTCGGCACATCAGGCGTGGTGTTCCGCGTCACCGATCGGTTTGCACCGGCGCCGGCTTCGGCCGTGCATGCGTTCTGCCATGCGCTGCCCGGCCTCTGGCATCAGATGGGCGTGATGCTGTCGGCCGCGGCTTCGTTGGCCTGGCTCGCGGGCGTGATGGAGACGCCGGCGGCCGCGCTCCTGGCGCCGCTCGGCGAGCGTGTCGACGGACCGAGCTCCATAAAATTCCTGCCCTATCTCGATGGCGAGCGCACGCCGCACAACGATGCCGCCGCCAGCGGCGCCTTCGTCGGCCTGCGCGGTGCGACCGGGCGCAGCCAGATCGTGCAGGCCGTGCTGGAAGGCGTCGCCTTCGCCGCGCGCGACAACCTCGCGGCGCTGAGCGCGGCCAGCGGGCCGATCGCGGAGGTCGATCTCGTCGGCGGCGGCTCGCGCTCGCCCTTGTGGGCGCAGATCTGCGCCGACGTGCTCGGCATTCCCGTCCACCGGGTTGAGGAAGGCGAGGTCGGGGCGGCGCTCGGCGCCGCACGGCTCGGCCGGCTCGCCGCCACCGGCGAAGATCCCGCGGAAGTGTGCAAGCGCCCGCGGCGGCTCGCGAGTTTTGTGCCCCGCGCATCCGTCACTGCGGCCTATGACGAGGCCTATCGGCGGTGGCGCGAACTTTATCCTGCGTTGAAGGAGAGCCTTAAGTGA
- a CDS encoding ATP-binding cassette domain-containing protein — protein MTKAEATPVLELTGIGKEFGAIRALHGVDLQVQPGEVVGLMGDNGAGKSTLVKIIAGNFRPSHGEIRFAGNAVHFNRPVDARGVGIEVVYQDLALADNLTAAANVFLGRELKRRFGPLALLDHKAMAARALELFGELRSETRPDDLVKQMSGGQRQAVAIARTRLSNARLVMMDEPTAAISVRQVEQVLGLIHRLKEQGVAVMLISHRMPDVFAVCDRVIVMRRGEKRADKPIHQTSPEEVTALITGAKEAA, from the coding sequence ATGACAAAGGCTGAAGCGACACCGGTCCTCGAGCTGACCGGCATCGGCAAGGAGTTCGGCGCAATCCGCGCGCTGCACGGCGTCGACCTGCAGGTCCAGCCCGGCGAGGTCGTCGGCCTGATGGGTGACAACGGCGCGGGCAAGTCCACGCTGGTCAAGATCATCGCCGGCAATTTCCGTCCCAGCCATGGCGAGATCCGCTTTGCCGGCAACGCGGTCCATTTCAACCGGCCCGTCGATGCCCGCGGCGTCGGCATCGAGGTCGTTTACCAGGACCTCGCGCTTGCCGACAATCTGACGGCTGCTGCCAACGTCTTCCTCGGCCGCGAGCTGAAGCGCAGGTTCGGCCCGCTCGCACTGCTCGACCACAAGGCGATGGCGGCGCGTGCGCTGGAGCTGTTCGGCGAATTGCGCTCGGAGACGCGCCCCGACGATCTCGTCAAGCAGATGTCTGGCGGCCAGCGCCAGGCGGTTGCGATCGCGCGGACGCGGCTGTCCAACGCGCGGCTGGTCATGATGGACGAGCCGACCGCCGCGATCTCGGTGCGCCAGGTCGAGCAGGTGCTCGGCCTGATCCACCGGCTGAAGGAGCAGGGCGTCGCCGTCATGCTGATCTCGCACCGCATGCCCGACGTGTTCGCGGTGTGCGATCGCGTGATCGTCATGCGCCGCGGCGAGAAGCGGGCCGACAAGCCGATCCACCAGACGTCGCCCGAGGAAGTCACCGCCCTGATCACTGGCGCGAAGGAGGCGGCGTGA
- a CDS encoding ABC transporter permease yields the protein MAMPLESPVSFSNVGKIKWWQRGIFASQTGYVLLALAMLLVVMHFASPYFFTEGNMQNVAKNFSFIAIATLGVTFVIITGGIDLSVGSMMCFSAMITSMVMTELSAPGSPAGSLFVHMAADGKTVLANVPGLILLISILAGLGVALIAGLVNGFCIAVLGLSPFVTTLGMLSIVRGLGYVVSNGRGSFPGGPDADYFYALTSGDVLGVPVPFIYLVVLALAMAVVLHHSSFGRHVFALGGNEKAAELTGIPVVRVKIEVYVICALAAGLQGIIISGWLGSAPANMATSYELNVIAAAVIGGANLAGGIGGPLGAIVGCVLLEVIRNGLVLAQVSSYWQQTLVGVIIILAVLVDRIRSRMI from the coding sequence ATGGCCATGCCATTGGAATCCCCGGTCAGCTTCTCGAACGTCGGCAAGATCAAATGGTGGCAGCGCGGCATCTTCGCTTCCCAGACCGGCTATGTGCTGCTCGCGCTGGCGATGCTGCTGGTGGTCATGCATTTCGCCAGCCCCTATTTCTTCACCGAAGGCAACATGCAGAACGTGGCGAAGAATTTCTCCTTCATCGCCATCGCCACCCTCGGCGTCACCTTCGTGATCATCACCGGCGGCATCGATCTGTCGGTCGGCTCGATGATGTGCTTCTCCGCCATGATCACCTCGATGGTCATGACCGAGCTGTCGGCGCCCGGCTCGCCCGCAGGCTCGCTGTTCGTGCATATGGCCGCTGACGGCAAGACCGTGCTGGCCAACGTGCCGGGTCTGATCCTGCTGATCTCGATCCTCGCGGGGCTCGGCGTCGCGCTGATCGCGGGCCTCGTCAACGGCTTCTGTATCGCCGTGCTCGGCCTGTCGCCCTTCGTCACCACGCTCGGCATGCTCTCGATCGTGCGTGGGCTCGGCTATGTCGTCTCCAACGGCCGCGGCAGTTTTCCGGGCGGGCCGGACGCTGATTACTTCTACGCGCTCACCTCGGGCGATGTGCTCGGCGTGCCCGTGCCCTTCATCTATCTCGTGGTCCTCGCGCTGGCGATGGCCGTGGTCCTGCACCACAGTTCGTTCGGCCGCCACGTGTTCGCGCTCGGGGGCAACGAGAAGGCCGCCGAGCTCACGGGCATACCGGTCGTGCGGGTGAAGATCGAGGTCTATGTGATCTGCGCGCTTGCCGCAGGGCTGCAAGGCATCATCATCTCCGGCTGGCTCGGATCGGCGCCCGCCAACATGGCGACGTCCTACGAGCTCAACGTGATCGCAGCGGCCGTCATCGGCGGTGCCAACCTCGCCGGCGGCATCGGCGGTCCGTTAGGGGCCATCGTCGGCTGCGTGCTGCTGGAAGTGATCCGCAACGGCCTCGTGCTGGCACAGGTCAGCTCCTACTGGCAGCAGACGCTGGTTGGCGTGATCATCATCCTGGCGGTGCTGGTCGATCGCATCCGCTCGCGGATGATCTGA
- a CDS encoding sugar-binding protein, with product MRKLLLAGIAVAMMATPAFAANYRFVIVPKAMNNPFFDFARDGCLKRAKELGNIECIYKGPVEHEPATQAQIIQDFVTQKVDGLAISVADVAAMTKSIEAATAAGIPVITFDADAPGSKRIAYIGTNNKEFGVALGKELLKLRPDGGKYAMVSGGPGAKNLAERVDGVREALKGSKWTEVAGSPTFCNDDPALAVQQMTDMRTATPDLASIVPIGGWPMFAPEGFKAFASRNKKDIDSGKFTLVVADTLKMQLELLRDGYANALVGQRPFEMGEKAMDTLLAIKKGEKVPEIVYTGLDLVTKDNVAQMLK from the coding sequence ATGAGGAAACTTCTTCTTGCCGGCATCGCGGTCGCGATGATGGCGACGCCGGCGTTTGCCGCGAACTACCGTTTCGTGATCGTGCCCAAGGCGATGAACAATCCGTTCTTCGACTTCGCGCGCGACGGCTGCCTGAAGCGTGCCAAGGAGCTCGGTAACATCGAGTGCATCTACAAGGGGCCGGTGGAGCATGAGCCGGCGACGCAGGCGCAGATCATCCAGGACTTCGTCACCCAGAAGGTCGACGGCCTCGCCATCTCGGTCGCCGACGTTGCGGCCATGACCAAGTCGATCGAGGCGGCGACCGCGGCCGGCATCCCCGTCATCACCTTCGATGCCGATGCGCCTGGCTCCAAGCGGATCGCCTATATCGGCACCAACAACAAGGAGTTCGGCGTCGCGCTTGGCAAGGAGCTCTTGAAGCTGCGGCCCGATGGCGGCAAATACGCGATGGTCTCGGGCGGTCCGGGCGCCAAGAATCTCGCCGAGCGCGTCGACGGCGTCCGCGAGGCGCTGAAGGGCTCGAAATGGACCGAGGTCGCGGGCTCGCCGACCTTCTGCAACGACGATCCGGCGCTGGCGGTCCAGCAGATGACGGATATGCGCACCGCAACGCCCGACCTCGCCTCGATCGTTCCCATCGGCGGCTGGCCGATGTTCGCTCCCGAAGGCTTCAAGGCCTTCGCCTCCAGGAACAAGAAGGACATCGACTCCGGCAAGTTCACGCTGGTTGTCGCCGATACGCTGAAGATGCAGCTCGAACTGCTGCGCGACGGCTATGCCAATGCGCTGGTCGGCCAGCGTCCGTTCGAGATGGGCGAGAAGGCGATGGACACGCTGCTCGCCATCAAGAAGGGCGAGAAGGTGCCCGAGATCGTCTATACCGGCCTCGATCTCGTGACCAAGGACAACGTTGCGCAGATGTTGAAGTAG
- a CDS encoding aldo/keto reductase produces the protein MKRSRLGSLDVTSIGLGSAPLGGLFTAVSDTDALATIERAWSAGIRFYDTAPLYGFGLAERRIGAFLRQQPRDSYVISTKVGRLLRAPDGAAAEDAHYKGTSRERPVFDFSYDGVMRSVEESLTRLGLDRIDVLLVHDPDDHYDDAVAGAFRALQRLRADGTVKAIGAGMNQSEMLVRFAQAVPVDCFLLAGRYTLLDQGALDALFPVCREKSIGILLGGIYNSGILANPHPGAKFNYQDADAALIARALELDELCRKHGTELKAAALQFCMAHPAVTIAVLGARNAAEVSDNIAMSEKAVPQAFWQELRARKLVDARAPLPGGA, from the coding sequence ATGAAACGGTCGCGGCTCGGCTCCCTCGACGTCACCTCAATCGGTCTCGGTTCGGCCCCGCTCGGCGGATTGTTCACCGCCGTCAGCGATACCGATGCGCTCGCCACGATCGAGCGCGCCTGGTCGGCCGGCATCCGCTTCTACGATACCGCGCCGCTCTACGGCTTTGGCCTCGCCGAACGGCGGATCGGCGCTTTCCTGCGGCAGCAGCCGCGCGACTCCTACGTCATCTCGACCAAGGTCGGTCGTCTGCTGCGCGCGCCGGATGGCGCGGCCGCCGAGGACGCGCACTACAAGGGCACGTCGCGCGAGCGGCCGGTGTTCGACTTCTCCTATGACGGCGTGATGCGTTCGGTGGAGGAGAGCCTGACGCGCCTTGGGCTCGACCGCATCGATGTCCTGCTCGTGCATGATCCCGATGATCATTATGACGACGCCGTGGCCGGCGCCTTCCGCGCGCTCCAGCGCCTGCGCGCCGACGGCACGGTCAAGGCGATCGGTGCCGGCATGAACCAGTCGGAAATGTTGGTCCGTTTTGCCCAGGCCGTTCCGGTCGACTGCTTCCTGCTCGCCGGCCGCTACACGCTGCTCGACCAGGGCGCGCTGGATGCGCTGTTTCCGGTCTGCCGCGAGAAGAGCATCGGCATTCTGCTCGGCGGCATCTACAACAGCGGCATTCTGGCCAATCCGCATCCTGGCGCGAAGTTCAACTATCAGGATGCCGACGCGGCGCTGATCGCGCGTGCACTCGAGCTCGACGAGCTCTGCCGCAAGCACGGGACCGAGCTGAAGGCCGCCGCGCTCCAGTTCTGCATGGCCCATCCGGCGGTCACAATTGCCGTGCTAGGCGCGCGCAACGCCGCGGAAGTTTCCGACAACATCGCGATGTCGGAGAAGGCGGTGCCACAAGCCTTCTGGCAGGAGCTGCGTGCGCGCAAGCTCGTCGACGCACGCGCGCCGTTGCCGGGCGGAGCGTGA
- a CDS encoding amidohydrolase family protein, producing the protein MIIDGHQHFWDPSRADYPWMDAPELALIRRAFGPADLAPLLKANGIDASILVQCRSALEETEEFLRIAHATPTVIGVVGWADLTDGALGDTLDRLRASPGGDKLVGIRHQVHDEADPDWLLREDVQRGLTATFARDLAYDFLVRTRELPAAIATAQAFPQARFVLDHAAKPPIANGGSAEWADRIAALAACGNVWCKISGLATEAVWSDWDAERLFPFVEHAATCFGEDRLIFGSDWPVCLLAGSYGEIKGALEACLAKLGPNVREKAFGVNAKRAYRLATAS; encoded by the coding sequence ATGATCATCGACGGCCATCAGCATTTCTGGGATCCGTCGCGCGCCGACTATCCCTGGATGGACGCGCCGGAATTGGCCTTGATCCGCCGCGCCTTCGGCCCCGCCGATCTCGCGCCGCTGTTGAAAGCAAACGGCATCGACGCGAGCATATTGGTGCAGTGCCGCTCCGCGCTGGAGGAGACCGAGGAATTCTTGCGGATCGCGCATGCGACGCCCACGGTGATTGGCGTCGTCGGCTGGGCCGACCTGACGGACGGTGCGCTTGGCGACACGCTTGACCGCCTGCGGGCTTCGCCCGGCGGCGACAAGCTGGTCGGCATTCGTCACCAGGTGCATGACGAGGCCGATCCGGACTGGCTGCTGCGCGAGGACGTTCAACGTGGCCTCACCGCAACGTTCGCCCGCGATCTCGCCTACGATTTTCTCGTCCGCACCCGCGAATTGCCTGCCGCGATCGCAACTGCACAGGCCTTTCCGCAAGCGCGTTTCGTGCTCGACCACGCCGCAAAGCCGCCGATCGCCAATGGCGGAAGCGCCGAATGGGCCGATCGCATCGCGGCTCTCGCGGCCTGCGGTAATGTCTGGTGCAAGATTTCGGGCCTCGCGACGGAAGCGGTGTGGAGTGACTGGGACGCCGAGCGGCTGTTTCCGTTCGTCGAACATGCCGCAACGTGTTTTGGCGAGGATCGCCTGATCTTCGGCTCGGACTGGCCGGTGTGTCTGCTTGCCGGGAGTTATGGCGAGATCAAGGGGGCGCTGGAAGCGTGCCTGGCGAAGCTGGGTCCGAATGTTCGAGAGAAGGCATTTGGTGTGAATGCGAAGAGAGCCTATCGGCTGGCAACTGCAAGCTAA
- a CDS encoding nuclear transport factor 2 family protein: protein MTDPVTIARRYIELWNERAAGRRRELLSENWTADASYVDPLMKGDGRDGIDALIAGVQQRFPDFKFTLIGEPNGYGEHVRFSWGLGPDGVDGPIKGTDFAVLKDGRIRNITGFLDQVPAGA from the coding sequence ATGACCGACCCCGTCACCATCGCCCGCCGCTACATCGAGCTCTGGAACGAGCGCGCCGCAGGCCGCCGTCGCGAACTGCTCAGCGAGAACTGGACGGCGGATGCGAGCTATGTCGATCCCCTGATGAAGGGCGACGGCCGGGACGGCATCGACGCGCTGATCGCGGGCGTGCAGCAGCGCTTTCCCGACTTCAAGTTCACGCTGATCGGCGAGCCCAACGGCTACGGCGAACACGTCCGCTTCTCATGGGGCCTCGGTCCCGACGGTGTCGACGGCCCGATCAAGGGCACCGACTTCGCCGTGCTGAAGGACGGCCGCATCAGGAACATCACGGGATTTCTGGACCAGGTGCCCGCGGGCGCGTGA
- a CDS encoding RidA family protein: MSIQRFETGPRMSQVVVHGNTVYLAGVVANKAAGESVTKQTQDILATIDSHLAKAGTDKSKLLSATIYITDMKTFAEMNAVWDAWVSPGNTPARATVEAKLAAAQYTVEIMVTAAK; the protein is encoded by the coding sequence ATGAGCATTCAGCGTTTCGAAACCGGCCCGCGCATGAGCCAGGTCGTCGTGCACGGCAACACCGTCTATCTCGCCGGCGTCGTCGCCAACAAGGCCGCCGGTGAAAGCGTCACGAAGCAGACCCAGGACATCCTGGCGACCATCGACAGCCATCTCGCCAAGGCCGGCACCGACAAGTCGAAGCTGCTCTCGGCCACGATCTACATCACCGACATGAAGACCTTTGCCGAGATGAACGCGGTGTGGGACGCCTGGGTCTCGCCCGGCAACACCCCGGCTCGCGCCACTGTCGAAGCCAAGCTCGCGGCGGCTCAGTACACCGTCGAGATCATGGTCACCGCGGCGAAGTAA
- a CDS encoding alpha/beta hydrolase family esterase: protein MRRWMQIGALLAALAAASAASADTIDVNGVKRSYTAQLPAKRLVPLVVVLHGKTQRGADMVARTAWPQVAKREGFAVVFPDGLNHAWADARTKAGPALRGPPEGTDDIAFIAKLVESLVTNGTADPKRVYVAGISNGGAMAMTLVCARADLFAAGASVIMNLTDEAAVTCHPSRPLPMLLINGTADPLVPYEGGRGSSYYAADGFWSTEETLAFWRKLNGCETDDAEVTDLPEKAPADQSTVTRISSRCPKGHDVVLYRINHGGHRMPGFAPDARFPKVATSLLGPQNRDIDGAETIWSFFSQFP from the coding sequence ATGCGGAGGTGGATGCAGATCGGGGCGCTTCTTGCGGCATTGGCCGCAGCCTCGGCCGCATCCGCCGATACGATCGACGTCAACGGCGTGAAGCGATCCTACACCGCGCAACTGCCGGCGAAGCGGCTGGTGCCGCTCGTGGTCGTGCTGCACGGCAAGACCCAGCGCGGCGCCGACATGGTCGCGCGAACGGCGTGGCCACAGGTCGCGAAGCGCGAAGGTTTTGCCGTGGTCTTCCCTGATGGCCTCAACCATGCCTGGGCCGATGCGCGGACCAAGGCTGGACCAGCGCTGCGTGGCCCGCCCGAGGGCACCGACGACATCGCCTTCATCGCAAAGCTGGTCGAGTCGCTGGTGACGAACGGCACGGCGGACCCGAAGCGTGTCTATGTCGCCGGCATCTCCAATGGCGGCGCCATGGCGATGACGCTGGTTTGCGCGCGCGCCGATCTGTTTGCGGCGGGCGCGAGCGTGATCATGAACCTCACGGATGAGGCCGCAGTCACTTGCCATCCATCGCGGCCGCTGCCGATGCTGCTCATCAACGGCACGGCCGACCCGTTGGTCCCCTACGAGGGAGGACGGGGATCGAGCTATTATGCCGCAGACGGGTTCTGGTCCACCGAAGAGACGCTGGCTTTTTGGCGCAAGCTCAATGGTTGCGAGACCGACGACGCCGAGGTGACCGATTTGCCCGAGAAGGCGCCCGCGGATCAGTCTACGGTCACACGGATCTCCTCACGCTGTCCCAAAGGGCACGACGTCGTGCTCTATCGCATCAACCATGGCGGCCACCGCATGCCCGGCTTCGCTCCGGATGCCCGCTTCCCGAAGGTTGCAACCAGCCTGCTCGGGCCGCAGAACCGCGACATCGACGGCGCCGAGACGATCTGGTCGTTTTTCAGTCAATTTCCGTGA